One window of the Corynebacterium glutamicum ATCC 13032 genome contains the following:
- the cbiE gene encoding precorrin-6y C5,15-methyltransferase (decarboxylating) subunit CbiE, whose translation MSAPDSAPGTERGHERTHFAVVGDSQDPAQATAPRAPAESITLIGIGTDGFEGLGLKAQQALQRASVVIGSWRQLNLVPDAIKAERRPWPGNTKHPDLDALFKEFLGRHVAVLASGDPLFYGVGTAMVHVLGMDRLTVIPGPSSASLACARLGWTVNRTRVVYLGQEPIETLIPIIESGAQFLVLGKDEFSTAQVATLLNELGLGETPLTVLSDLGSTDEEITQGTASHPPAAVSVLNVIAVGARTAMPKPHFEGDVSNEDLRALTVAALEPTQGQMLWTFGDIGAALACDWLRAAGNKAHAISFASMVEQSQRNARKLGVSTLSVKETLSPKTLKDIRYVQGPESASPHAIFMNKGLGIDLVPETAWMMLRPGGKLIAQASTEDNIAKLHTLQEQHGGIIKHIRIDDTDVHQWRVTKPVTPEAVN comes from the coding sequence ATGTCAGCACCCGACTCCGCTCCAGGAACAGAGCGCGGTCATGAACGCACCCATTTTGCGGTAGTCGGTGACTCCCAGGATCCAGCACAGGCAACAGCTCCTAGAGCGCCAGCAGAATCAATTACTTTGATTGGTATTGGTACCGATGGGTTTGAGGGGCTCGGACTCAAGGCACAGCAAGCATTACAACGTGCCTCTGTGGTGATTGGATCATGGCGCCAGCTCAATCTCGTACCTGATGCCATTAAGGCAGAGCGTCGCCCATGGCCGGGTAATACCAAGCATCCTGATTTAGATGCCTTGTTTAAAGAGTTCCTCGGTCGGCATGTTGCTGTTCTGGCCTCTGGCGATCCACTGTTTTACGGCGTGGGCACCGCAATGGTCCATGTGCTGGGGATGGATAGACTCACGGTTATTCCGGGACCATCATCCGCGTCGCTTGCTTGCGCCCGCTTGGGTTGGACAGTCAACCGCACACGGGTGGTGTACCTAGGACAAGAACCCATTGAGACACTCATCCCGATTATTGAATCAGGCGCTCAATTCCTCGTCTTGGGTAAAGATGAATTCAGTACAGCTCAAGTTGCCACGTTGTTGAATGAACTCGGACTGGGGGAGACTCCACTGACTGTGCTCAGCGATTTGGGCAGTACTGATGAGGAGATCACCCAAGGCACAGCTTCACATCCACCAGCTGCAGTGTCTGTTCTCAACGTGATTGCTGTGGGAGCTCGCACCGCAATGCCGAAACCCCACTTTGAAGGCGACGTATCAAACGAAGACCTTCGGGCACTGACCGTGGCAGCTCTAGAACCCACCCAGGGACAAATGCTGTGGACCTTCGGGGATATTGGAGCAGCACTTGCCTGCGATTGGCTACGCGCAGCCGGCAACAAGGCGCACGCCATTAGTTTTGCCTCCATGGTTGAGCAAAGCCAAAGGAATGCTCGCAAACTAGGTGTATCCACCCTCAGTGTGAAAGAGACCCTGTCACCCAAAACGCTCAAAGATATCCGCTATGTACAAGGACCAGAATCAGCAAGCCCACATGCCATCTTCATGAACAAAGGCCTAGGCATCGATCTAGTTCCTGAAACCGCATGGATGATGCTGCGGCCTGGAGGAAAGCTCATTGCGCAAGCCTCCACAGAAGACAACATCGCAAAGCTTCACACACTCCAAGAACAACACGGCGGAATCATCAAACACATCCGCATCGACGACACAGACGTGCACCAATGGCGAGTTACAAAGCCGGTGACTCCAGAAGCGGTGAATTAG
- a CDS encoding lipase family protein — protein MGYTNLNDTRVLRAGSCDAWWRTMSPLVQQGSEAVFRRIMGLSRRPDRKPGFDDVPHFGAAVRVPGLKHGTLVNAAPLKVLGARGEPNPASSYRFEYITGDSAGRAITATGAVLFSTRPWTTGPRPAIAMAPSTQGVAQHCDPSHTCAIGLNAFYDKPFDAIIAYELPVILWFLAHGLDVVFIDYPRDPATGVQYYCDSIAAAKSLLDAVLASRQLGLSPEAPLGLWGFSQGGGATGWAAQLQDYAPDVRPKAAVVGAPPVDLFRVLDTVDGGLLTGVIAYAIAGLAVNSSEMFEEIMSVLNERGVSDVLKNITSCAGGSLLASGYSSSRGWTHQGTPLADILDDLPLVVAEFGKQKLGRVAPEIPVLLWGSKNDDVIPIDPIRELRDSWADKGTPLTWHESQAPRVPGRTGLNHFGPYFRNLEKYSGWLIDHLV, from the coding sequence ATGGGCTACACCAACCTCAACGACACACGGGTCTTGCGCGCCGGGTCATGTGATGCCTGGTGGCGCACGATGTCTCCGCTAGTGCAGCAGGGAAGTGAGGCAGTCTTTCGGCGCATCATGGGTCTCTCGCGGCGTCCTGATCGGAAACCTGGCTTTGACGATGTCCCACATTTCGGCGCAGCTGTTCGAGTTCCCGGTCTAAAACACGGCACGTTGGTCAATGCTGCACCCTTGAAAGTTTTGGGCGCACGGGGCGAGCCCAACCCCGCGAGTTCGTACCGTTTTGAATACATCACCGGTGATTCCGCAGGTCGAGCCATCACTGCGACCGGCGCTGTCCTCTTTTCCACACGCCCCTGGACAACCGGCCCGCGTCCCGCGATCGCCATGGCTCCATCCACCCAAGGCGTCGCACAGCACTGCGATCCCTCCCACACCTGCGCCATCGGACTCAACGCATTCTATGACAAACCCTTCGACGCAATCATTGCTTACGAACTCCCCGTCATCCTCTGGTTTCTAGCTCACGGACTTGACGTTGTGTTCATCGATTACCCCCGCGACCCCGCAACCGGCGTCCAATACTATTGCGATTCCATCGCTGCAGCTAAATCGCTTCTCGACGCCGTCCTCGCCTCCAGACAACTCGGCCTTTCACCGGAAGCACCGCTTGGCCTGTGGGGATTCTCCCAAGGAGGCGGCGCCACTGGCTGGGCTGCACAATTGCAGGATTACGCACCTGATGTCCGCCCAAAGGCAGCGGTCGTGGGCGCTCCACCAGTGGATCTCTTCCGCGTCTTGGACACTGTCGACGGCGGATTGCTCACCGGAGTGATTGCCTACGCCATCGCGGGACTTGCAGTGAACTCTTCAGAGATGTTTGAGGAAATCATGTCGGTGTTAAATGAACGCGGAGTCAGTGATGTGCTGAAAAATATCACCAGCTGCGCGGGAGGTTCCTTGTTGGCCAGTGGCTACTCGTCTTCCCGCGGGTGGACACATCAGGGCACGCCGCTGGCAGACATTCTGGACGATCTGCCACTTGTTGTCGCTGAGTTTGGGAAGCAAAAGCTGGGTCGTGTGGCGCCAGAAATCCCAGTGCTGTTGTGGGGCTCTAAAAATGATGATGTCATTCCCATTGATCCCATTAGGGAATTGCGTGATAGCTGGGCGGACAAGGGTACGCCATTGACCTGGCATGAATCCCAAGCGCCGCGTGTGCCAGGACGCACAGGTCTCAACCATTTCGGGCCCTATTTTAGAAACCTGGAAAAGTACTCGGGATGGCTCATAGATCATCTTGTCTGA
- a CDS encoding Fic family protein: protein MNTRQLDAVCRRRALPGNTVENRAISLFIDLARAQPFEDGNKRTALFVANSMLIASASPYLLIAPVDEKDSSIARSFNDHLA, encoded by the coding sequence TTGAACACCAGGCAACTAGATGCAGTGTGTAGACGGCGCGCTCTTCCCGGTAATACGGTGGAAAACCGTGCCATCTCACTATTTATCGACTTAGCCCGAGCACAGCCGTTTGAAGACGGTAACAAGCGAACCGCGCTCTTTGTCGCCAACTCCATGCTGATTGCTTCCGCCTCGCCGTATCTACTTATTGCGCCAGTAGATGAGAAGGATTCATCGATAGCCAGAAGCTTCAATGACCATCTTGCATAG
- a CDS encoding trypsin-like serine protease, whose product MRSNHTVRIKSAGRYASGLLITKKHVTDTFVPSVASISERATFILTADHFLRSCSKVIYVRGENFTATATTSLSVFGTDLGLIKLDGKAPTMPLPLFADKPLRVGMKTTTFGFGGLPSATVAKEIHGRVISAIPHGVSRNRITRVHHGALIFNSPEKAVKGDSGGPVLVNGRVAGIQSMISDPGGFNTGVATAASLIQHMPALAQALELLEHS is encoded by the coding sequence GTGCGATCAAACCACACTGTCAGAATCAAATCTGCTGGACGCTATGCCAGCGGATTGTTGATCACGAAAAAGCATGTCACAGACACCTTTGTGCCTTCTGTAGCATCCATCTCAGAGCGCGCCACGTTTATTCTCACCGCCGATCACTTTTTGCGCAGCTGCTCGAAAGTAATTTATGTCCGGGGCGAAAATTTCACCGCCACAGCAACCACCAGCCTGTCTGTATTTGGCACAGATCTGGGTTTGATCAAATTAGACGGCAAAGCCCCCACCATGCCACTTCCACTTTTCGCAGATAAGCCACTTCGCGTGGGCATGAAAACCACCACGTTCGGATTCGGCGGTCTGCCATCAGCCACCGTTGCTAAAGAAATCCACGGGCGCGTTATCTCTGCCATCCCCCATGGCGTATCAAGAAACCGCATCACCCGAGTCCATCACGGTGCCTTGATCTTTAACTCCCCAGAAAAGGCAGTAAAGGGAGACTCCGGCGGACCTGTGCTGGTTAATGGACGAGTAGCCGGAATCCAATCAATGATCTCTGACCCCGGTGGATTTAACACCGGGGTCGCCACTGCCGCATCCCTTATCCAGCACATGCCTGCCCTAGCTCAAGCGCTTGAACTGCTCGAACATAGCTAG
- a CDS encoding SDR family oxidoreductase, whose protein sequence is MSILLLGGTSDIAGEIATLTCHGEDVVLAARRPEAAQGLAEDLRQRGATSVHVLSFDAQVLDTHRELVKKTQELAGEISLAVVAFGILGDQERAETDETHAVEIATVDYTAQVSMLTVLADELRAQTTPAAIVAFSSIAGWRARRANYVYGSTKAGLDAFCQGLADSLHGTHVRLIIARPGFVIGSMTTGMKPAPMSVYPRDVAAAVVSAYTSKKRSTTLWIPGRLRVLAWIMRMVPRPVWRKMPR, encoded by the coding sequence TTGAGCATTCTTCTCCTAGGCGGAACCTCTGACATTGCCGGTGAGATTGCCACGTTGACGTGTCACGGCGAAGACGTTGTTTTGGCTGCTCGTCGACCAGAGGCTGCACAGGGCTTAGCGGAAGATCTTCGACAGCGCGGTGCCACATCTGTTCATGTTTTGAGCTTTGACGCCCAAGTACTAGACACGCACCGAGAACTTGTGAAGAAAACACAAGAGCTAGCTGGCGAGATTTCCCTTGCCGTGGTTGCTTTTGGCATCTTGGGAGACCAAGAACGCGCAGAAACCGATGAGACCCATGCGGTAGAGATCGCCACCGTGGATTACACCGCTCAGGTCTCCATGCTCACTGTGCTTGCTGATGAGCTCCGCGCACAAACTACTCCAGCAGCGATCGTGGCGTTTTCCTCGATTGCTGGGTGGCGGGCGCGCCGGGCTAACTATGTCTATGGATCCACCAAGGCTGGTCTCGATGCATTTTGCCAAGGGCTTGCAGATAGCCTGCATGGGACACACGTGCGATTGATTATTGCGCGTCCTGGCTTTGTTATTGGTTCTATGACCACGGGGATGAAGCCTGCTCCGATGTCGGTGTATCCACGAGATGTTGCCGCAGCTGTTGTTAGTGCTTATACCTCTAAGAAGAGGAGCACGACCTTGTGGATTCCGGGACGTCTGCGGGTTCTCGCCTGGATTATGCGGATGGTTCCTCGTCCGGTGTGGCGGAAGATGCCACGCTAG
- a CDS encoding M24 family metallopeptidase, whose amino-acid sequence MSDPSTNNFPTSVYAQRLADAQEGARKAGLNGLIIGTGAELAYLTGSWISTHERLTALVIPSEGTATIVLPAVDRGDLALSAIPGLDINVAGWVDGDNAHELAVDALGVSEFEALGIGSSITADHLIPIQNLVGSTCRMELAVQVLKELFVSKDEAEIEQLRGAGAAIDRVHAKVPELLQDGRTEAEVAAQLNDLILEEHSEVDFVIVGSAENGANPHHGFSDRVLRNGDIVVVDIGGTFGPGYHSDCTRTYIVGGNPDDADPEFAKFYQVLYEAQLAAVAHVRPGVTAESVDAVARDHIAAAGYGEYFIHRTGHGIGLSTHEEPFIMAGNSLVLEAGMAFSIEPGIYIEGIHGARIEDIVVVNEDGCETLNNQPKELR is encoded by the coding sequence ATGAGTGATCCTTCAACAAACAATTTCCCCACATCGGTATATGCACAGCGTCTTGCGGATGCACAAGAAGGCGCACGCAAGGCTGGCTTGAACGGTTTGATCATCGGTACAGGCGCAGAACTTGCGTATCTAACCGGCAGCTGGATCTCCACCCATGAGCGTCTAACCGCTTTGGTGATCCCCAGCGAAGGAACCGCAACCATTGTTCTTCCCGCTGTAGACCGCGGAGACTTAGCACTGTCTGCTATTCCAGGACTAGACATCAATGTGGCCGGATGGGTTGATGGCGATAATGCCCATGAGTTGGCCGTAGATGCTCTCGGTGTTTCAGAGTTCGAAGCATTGGGTATTGGTTCCTCCATCACGGCAGATCACCTGATTCCTATCCAGAACCTGGTGGGCTCCACCTGCCGCATGGAGTTGGCAGTTCAAGTGCTGAAAGAATTGTTTGTCTCTAAAGACGAAGCAGAGATCGAGCAGCTTCGCGGCGCAGGTGCAGCCATTGACCGTGTCCACGCCAAAGTCCCGGAGCTTCTTCAAGACGGACGCACCGAAGCAGAGGTTGCAGCACAGCTCAACGATCTCATCTTGGAAGAGCACTCTGAGGTGGACTTCGTGATTGTGGGATCCGCTGAAAACGGCGCGAACCCTCACCACGGTTTCTCTGACCGAGTCCTCCGCAATGGCGACATCGTGGTGGTTGATATAGGAGGCACCTTCGGCCCTGGTTACCACTCTGACTGCACACGCACCTACATTGTGGGCGGAAACCCTGACGATGCGGATCCAGAGTTCGCTAAGTTCTACCAAGTGCTCTACGAAGCACAGCTCGCAGCCGTTGCGCATGTTCGCCCTGGCGTTACTGCAGAATCAGTGGACGCTGTTGCTCGCGATCACATTGCTGCGGCTGGATACGGCGAATACTTCATTCACCGCACAGGACACGGCATTGGTCTATCCACCCATGAGGAGCCATTCATCATGGCGGGTAACTCACTCGTGTTGGAAGCCGGAATGGCCTTTTCCATTGAGCCTGGCATCTACATTGAAGGAATCCACGGAGCGCGCATCGAAGACATCGTTGTGGTGAATGAAGACGGTTGTGAAACCCTCAACAACCAGCCCAAGGAACTGCGTTGA
- a CDS encoding nitrite/sulfite reductase has product MSSDVVFQSVSVNSGVSVGTVSFPAGRVGASEWEMLADVAESQGDGAIYVTSLAQCQVRGGSYSHAEPCATVVATPGHFVALAREIAGAVRRELTVGLDAGDGAILRQSFDVGFLLVDASFHIHINGVSTGQSVAPDDVVEVVRGLADASELSVESVAELCTPVAPVSLSEAQGNPAPIGWLEHDGVVSLGAGIPGGRVEARLARFIAVIEAETTITPWNSLIIHDLYEGVAEQVVKVLAPMGLVFDANSPLLESPAL; this is encoded by the coding sequence ATGTCGAGCGATGTTGTTTTTCAGTCTGTTTCTGTTAATTCTGGTGTGTCTGTGGGTACGGTTTCTTTTCCTGCGGGGCGTGTGGGTGCGTCTGAGTGGGAGATGTTGGCGGATGTTGCGGAGTCGCAGGGGGATGGTGCGATTTATGTGACGTCGTTGGCGCAGTGTCAGGTGCGTGGGGGTTCGTATTCTCATGCGGAGCCGTGTGCGACGGTGGTGGCGACTCCGGGGCATTTTGTTGCGCTCGCGCGGGAGATTGCGGGCGCGGTGCGCCGCGAGTTGACGGTGGGGTTGGATGCTGGTGACGGTGCGATTTTAAGGCAGAGCTTTGATGTTGGTTTTTTGCTTGTCGACGCCTCCTTCCACATTCATATCAATGGCGTGTCTACTGGGCAGTCGGTTGCGCCGGATGATGTAGTTGAGGTGGTGCGTGGTTTGGCTGATGCTTCGGAGTTGTCCGTGGAAAGTGTTGCTGAGTTGTGTACTCCCGTGGCACCGGTTTCATTATCTGAGGCACAGGGGAATCCTGCGCCTATTGGGTGGTTGGAGCATGATGGCGTGGTGTCGTTGGGTGCGGGTATTCCAGGGGGGCGGGTGGAGGCTCGTTTAGCGCGTTTTATTGCGGTGATTGAGGCGGAGACCACTATTACCCCATGGAATTCGTTGATCATTCATGATTTGTATGAGGGTGTTGCAGAACAGGTGGTGAAGGTTCTGGCTCCCATGGGGTTGGTTTTTGATGCTAATTCACCGCTTCTGGAGTCACCGGCTTTGTAA